Proteins encoded together in one Camelus dromedarius isolate mCamDro1 chromosome 11, mCamDro1.pat, whole genome shotgun sequence window:
- the PDGFB gene encoding platelet-derived growth factor subunit B has product MNRCWALFLSLCCYLRLVSAEGDPIPEELYEMLSDHSIRSFDDLQRLLHGDSVDEDGAELDLNLTRSHSGGELESLSRGRRSLGFPTVAEPAVIAECKTRTEVFEISRRLIDRTNANFLVWPPCVEVQRCSGCCNNRNVQCRPTQVQLRPVQVRKIEIVRKKPTFKKATVTLEDHLACKCETVVARPVTRSPGSSQEQRAKTPQTRVTIRTVRVRRPPKGKHRKFKHAHDKKALKETLGA; this is encoded by the exons GGGGACCCCATTCCCGAGGAGCTCTACGAGATGCTGAGTGACCACTCGATCCGCTCCTTTGATGACCTCCAGCGCCTGCTGCATGGAGACTCCGTAG ATGAAGACGGGGCTGAATTGGACCTGAATTTGACCCGGTCCCATTCTGGAGGCGAGCTGGAGAGCTTATCCCGAGGGAGAAGGAGCCTAG GTTTCCCGACAGTCGCTGAGCCAGCCGTGATCGCTGAGTGCAAGACACGTACTGAGGTGTTCGAGATCTCCCGGCGCCTCATAGACCGCACCAACGCCAACTTCCTGGTGTGGCCACCCTGCGTGGAGGTGCAGCGCTGCTCCGGCTGCTGCAACAACCGCAACGTGCAGTGTCGCCCCACCCAGGTGCAGCTGCGGCCCGTCCAG GTGAGAAAGATCGAGATCGTGCGGAAGAAGCCAACCTTTAAGAAGGCCACAGTGACCTTGGAGGACCACCTGGCGTGCAAGTGTGAGACGGTGGTGGCACGACCTGTGACCCGAAGCCCGGGAAGTTCCCAGGAGCAGCGAG CCAAGACACCCCAAACTCGGGTGACCATTCGGACGGTGCGAGTCCGCCGGCCCCCTAAGGGGAAGCACCGGAAGTTCAAGCACGCACATGACAAGAAGGCACTGAAGGAGACCCTCGGAGCCTAG